In one window of Gossypium hirsutum isolate 1008001.06 chromosome A01, Gossypium_hirsutum_v2.1, whole genome shotgun sequence DNA:
- the LOC107916915 gene encoding uncharacterized protein — MTTILQITFKFSPFTSSNEEFCEKPICCYPVRSPRTVSLQPNRFKLGAFGSQRWSFGEVGRCKDGIFLKEEGWKRKKKRRVVLVVFSQGFGFNGGGGSGGGGGGGGGKIDSNTARLLGNIALAIGLTYLSATGQLGWVLDAIVSIWLIAVLVPIVGVGAFLWWAGRDIVQSSCPNCGNDFQIFKSFLNEELQLCPYCSQPFSVVNDKFVKEPVKFSNQTSKQKQSFNGFSPGLKKGSDSSGAVVDIEAEVKDAD, encoded by the exons ATGACAACCATTCTGCAAATTACATTCAAGTTCTCACCCTTCACTTCATCAAATGAAGAATTTTGTGAAAAACCCATTTGCTGTTACCCAGTAAGGAGTCCGAGAACTGTTTCTTTGCAGCCAAACAGATTCAAGTTGGGAGCTTTTGGGAGTCAAAGATGGAGTTTTGGGGAAGTGGGTAGGTGCAAAGATGGGATTTTTTTGAAAGAAGAAGGgtggaagaggaagaagaagaggagagTGGTTTTGGTGGTGTTTAGTCAAGGTTTTGGGTTTAATGGTGGTGGTGGTAGTGGAGGAGGTGGTGGTGGCGGCGGTGGGAAAATTGATAGTAACACAGCTAGGCTTCTTGGAAATATCGCTTTGGCTATTGGGTTAACTTATCTTTCAGCGACTGGACAGCTTGGATGGGTTTTAGATGCTATTGTCTCAATTTGG CTCATTGCAGTGCTTGTTCCTATTGTTGGTGTGGGAGCCTTCCTCTGGTGGGCAGGCCGGGATATTGTTCAAAGCAGC TGCCCGAACTGTGGAAATGATTTTCAGATTTTCAA GTCTTTTCTAAATGAGGAGTTGCAGCTGTGCCCTTACTGCAGTCAACCATTTTCAG TGGTGAATGACAAGTTTGTCAAGGAACCTGTAAAGTTCTCCAACCAAACCTCGAAACAGAAGCAATCATTCAACGGCTTTTCTCCTGGTTTGAAGAAAG GAAGCGATTCTTCAGGAGCAGTTGTTGATATCGAAGCAGAAGTAAAAGATGCAGATTGA